One genomic region from Streptomyces sp. Li-HN-5-11 encodes:
- the zwf gene encoding glucose-6-phosphate dehydrogenase codes for MAPLSVTGANPLRDAADRRLPRIAGPSGLVIFGVTGDLSRKKLMPAVYDLANRGLLPPGFSLVGFARRDWEHEDFAEVVHDAVKEHARTPFREEVWEQLIQGMRFVQGTFDDDDAFERLRGTIEELDKAQGTGGNFAFYLSVPPKSFPVVIKQLKKHGLADQKNGSWRRAVIEKPFGHDLKSAEELNKVVHEVFAPDQVFRIDHYLGKETVQNILALRFANTMFEPIWNRSFVDHVQITMAEDIGIGGRAGYYDGIGAARDVIQNHLLQLMALTAMEEPASFGADALAAEKEKVLGAVRLPKDLGKSTVRGQYAGGWQGGEKVIGYLEEEGIDKKSKTDTYAAVKLEIDNRRWAGVPFYLRTGKRLGRRVTEIAVVFQRAPHSPFDTTATEELGQNAIVIRVQPDEGVTVRFGSKVPGTSMEIRDVSMDFAYGESFTESSPEAYERLILDVLLGDSNLFPRTEEVELSWKILDPIEAYWDKHGRPAQYPSGTWGPAEADEMLARDGRSWRRP; via the coding sequence TTGGCGCCCCTTTCCGTCACCGGAGCGAACCCGCTCCGTGACGCCGCCGACCGACGGCTCCCGCGTATCGCGGGGCCGTCGGGCCTGGTCATCTTCGGCGTCACCGGCGACCTGTCCCGCAAGAAGCTGATGCCGGCCGTGTACGACCTCGCGAACCGCGGTCTGCTGCCGCCGGGCTTCTCGCTCGTCGGCTTCGCCCGCCGCGACTGGGAGCACGAGGACTTCGCGGAGGTCGTGCACGACGCGGTCAAGGAGCACGCGCGCACGCCCTTCCGCGAGGAGGTCTGGGAGCAGCTCATCCAGGGCATGCGGTTCGTGCAGGGCACCTTCGACGACGACGACGCCTTCGAGCGGCTGCGCGGGACGATCGAGGAGCTGGACAAGGCGCAGGGCACGGGCGGCAACTTCGCCTTCTACCTCTCCGTACCGCCGAAGTCCTTCCCGGTGGTCATCAAGCAGCTGAAGAAGCACGGGCTGGCCGACCAGAAGAACGGCTCCTGGCGGCGCGCGGTCATCGAGAAGCCGTTCGGCCACGACCTGAAGTCCGCCGAGGAACTCAACAAGGTCGTGCACGAGGTCTTCGCCCCGGACCAGGTCTTCCGCATCGACCACTACCTGGGCAAGGAGACCGTCCAGAACATCCTGGCGCTGCGTTTCGCCAACACGATGTTCGAGCCGATCTGGAACCGGTCCTTCGTGGACCATGTGCAGATCACCATGGCCGAGGACATCGGCATCGGCGGGCGGGCCGGCTACTACGACGGCATCGGCGCCGCCCGTGACGTCATCCAGAACCACCTCCTGCAGCTCATGGCGCTCACCGCGATGGAGGAGCCCGCCTCCTTCGGCGCGGACGCGCTGGCCGCGGAGAAGGAGAAGGTGCTCGGCGCGGTGCGGCTGCCGAAGGACCTCGGCAAGTCGACCGTTCGCGGGCAGTACGCTGGCGGCTGGCAGGGTGGCGAGAAGGTCATCGGCTACCTCGAGGAAGAGGGCATCGACAAGAAGTCGAAGACCGACACCTACGCGGCCGTGAAGCTGGAGATCGACAACCGCCGCTGGGCGGGTGTCCCCTTCTATCTGCGCACCGGCAAGCGGCTGGGCCGCCGGGTCACCGAGATCGCGGTGGTCTTCCAGCGCGCCCCGCACTCCCCCTTCGACACGACGGCCACCGAGGAACTCGGCCAGAACGCGATCGTGATCCGCGTCCAGCCGGACGAGGGCGTCACGGTCCGCTTCGGCTCCAAGGTGCCCGGGACCTCGATGGAGATCCGGGACGTGTCGATGGACTTCGCCTACGGCGAGTCCTTCACGGAGTCCAGCCCGGAGGCGTACGAGCGGCTGATCCTGGACGTCCTGCTCGGCGACTCCAACCTCTTCCCGCGCACCGAGGAGGTCGAGCTGTCCTGGAAGATCCTCGACCCGATCGAGGCGTACTGGGACAAGCACGGCAGGCCCGCGCAGTATCCGTCCGGGACGTGGGGGCCGGCCGAGGCGGACGAGATGCTCGCACGAGACGGACGGAGCTGGCGCCGGCCATGA
- the opcA gene encoding glucose-6-phosphate dehydrogenase assembly protein OpcA gives MKIDLTDTTASKINKALVEGRRAIGTPAVGMVLTLVVVTDEENAYDALKAAGDASREHPSRTLVVIRRVSRTPRDRTSSRLDAEVLVGADAGTGETVVLRLYGEVVDHAQSVVLPLLLPDAPVVVWWPVNAPLDPAQDPLGALAQRRVTDSYAAEQPVRELAARAEAYTPGDTDLSWTRITPWRSMLAAALDQVTCEVRAVEVEGEEFNPSCELLAMWLADRLDVPVRRSVSGGPGLTAVRMDTTCGPITLDRGDGRLATLSIEGQPERAVALKRRETAELIAEELRRLDPDDTYASALRFGVDRLAGAPASAGEPVAVPAPEEDAAKAPAQRAAAKTARKAPVRRATAK, from the coding sequence ATGAAAATAGACCTGACCGACACCACGGCCAGCAAGATCAACAAGGCGCTGGTGGAGGGCCGCCGGGCCATCGGCACCCCGGCCGTCGGCATGGTGCTCACGCTGGTCGTCGTCACTGACGAGGAGAACGCCTACGACGCCCTGAAGGCGGCCGGCGACGCCTCGCGCGAGCACCCCTCGCGCACGCTGGTGGTCATCAGGCGCGTCTCGCGCACGCCCCGTGACCGCACGTCCTCGCGCCTGGACGCCGAGGTGCTGGTGGGCGCGGACGCGGGCACCGGCGAGACGGTGGTGCTGCGGCTGTACGGCGAGGTGGTCGACCACGCGCAGTCGGTGGTCCTCCCCCTGCTGCTGCCGGACGCGCCGGTCGTCGTGTGGTGGCCGGTGAACGCCCCGCTCGACCCGGCCCAGGACCCGCTGGGCGCGCTCGCCCAGCGCCGTGTCACCGACTCCTACGCCGCCGAGCAGCCCGTACGGGAGCTGGCGGCGCGTGCGGAGGCCTACACCCCGGGCGACACGGACCTGTCGTGGACCCGGATCACACCGTGGCGCTCGATGCTGGCGGCGGCCCTGGACCAGGTCACCTGCGAGGTGCGGGCCGTCGAGGTGGAGGGCGAGGAGTTCAACCCGAGCTGCGAGCTGCTGGCGATGTGGCTCGCGGACCGGCTGGACGTGCCGGTGCGGCGCTCGGTGTCCGGCGGGCCGGGCCTGACCGCGGTCCGTATGGACACCACCTGCGGCCCGATCACGCTGGACCGGGGCGACGGCAGGCTGGCGACCCTGTCCATCGAGGGGCAGCCGGAGCGCGCGGTGGCGCTGAAGCGGCGGGAGACGGCCGAGCTGATCGCGGAGGAGCTGCGGCGGCTGGACCCGGACGACACGTACGCGTCGGCGCTGCGCTTCGGGGTGGACCGGCTGGCCGGCGCGCCGGCCTCCGCCGGGGAGCCGGTCGCGGTACCGGCGCCGGAGGAGGACGCGGCGAAGGCGCCCGCGCAGCGGGCGGCCGCCAAGACCGCGCGGAAGGCCCCGGTGAGGAGGGCGACGGCGAAGTGA
- the pgl gene encoding 6-phosphogluconolactonase produces the protein MSTPQLVVHRDKELMAKAAAARLITRIVDAQASTGSASVVLTGGRNGNGVLAALAAAPARDAIDWGRLDLWWGDERFLPEGDAERNVTQAREALLDSVPLDPKRVHAMPASDGPYGADAEAAAEGYAEELARAAGPANHGAVPTFDVLMLGVGPDSHVASLFPEHPGVRETERTVIGVHGSPKPPPTRVSLTLPAIRSAREVWLLAAGEDKANAVAMALSGAGEIQAPAAGAYGRARTLWLLDTTAAAQLPRSLYPPASA, from the coding sequence GTGAGCACTCCCCAGCTGGTCGTGCACCGCGACAAGGAACTGATGGCCAAGGCCGCCGCGGCCCGTCTGATCACGCGGATCGTGGACGCGCAGGCCTCGACGGGTTCGGCGTCCGTGGTCCTCACGGGCGGCCGCAACGGCAACGGGGTGCTGGCCGCGCTGGCCGCCGCCCCCGCCCGCGACGCGATCGACTGGGGCCGGCTGGACCTGTGGTGGGGCGACGAGCGGTTCCTGCCGGAGGGCGACGCCGAGCGCAATGTCACACAGGCCCGCGAGGCCCTGCTGGACTCCGTGCCCCTGGACCCGAAGCGCGTGCACGCCATGCCCGCGTCGGACGGCCCGTACGGCGCGGACGCCGAGGCCGCGGCCGAGGGCTACGCCGAGGAGCTGGCCCGCGCGGCGGGTCCCGCGAACCACGGCGCGGTCCCGACCTTCGACGTGCTGATGCTGGGCGTCGGCCCGGACAGCCACGTGGCCTCCCTCTTCCCGGAACACCCGGGCGTGCGGGAGACCGAGCGCACGGTCATCGGCGTCCACGGCTCCCCCAAGCCGCCGCCCACCCGCGTCTCCCTGACCCTGCCCGCGATCCGCTCGGCCCGCGAGGTGTGGCTCCTGGCGGCGGGCGAGGACAAGGCGAACGCGGTGGCGATGGCCCTCTCGGGCGCGGGCGAGATCCAGGCGCCGGCGGCCGGCGCGTACGGCCGCGCCCGCACCCTGTGGCTCCTGGACACGACGGCGGCCGCCCAGCTGCCGAGGTCGTTGTATCCGCCGGCTTCGGCGTGA
- a CDS encoding carbohydrate ABC transporter permease, giving the protein MNAVRRGLGNALVQAFLVVTGLVWLTPLAGLFVSSLRSAEDTAKGGWWTALASPGQLSFDNYSALLKNAGITRAFWNTVLISVPATLLVVVIAALAGYAFAWLDFPGREPLFLLVVALLVVPVQIGLLPVAKLFGALGLFGTIPGVVLFHVAYGLPFAVFLLRNYFAEMPKEMLEAARMDGGGEWRIFVQLVLPVGRPAIASLAIFQFLWVWNDMLVALLFADSSSQPLTVELQSQIRQFGSNIDVLAPGAFLSLIVPVVVFFAFQRHFVQGVMAGSVK; this is encoded by the coding sequence ATGAACGCGGTCAGGCGCGGTCTCGGCAACGCTCTGGTGCAGGCCTTCCTCGTGGTGACCGGCCTGGTCTGGCTGACCCCGTTGGCGGGACTGTTCGTCTCCTCGCTGCGGTCGGCCGAGGACACCGCCAAGGGCGGCTGGTGGACGGCCCTGGCCAGCCCCGGACAGCTGTCCTTCGACAACTACTCCGCACTGCTGAAGAACGCCGGCATCACCCGGGCCTTCTGGAACACCGTGCTGATCTCGGTGCCGGCGACCCTGCTCGTCGTGGTCATCGCGGCGCTCGCCGGATACGCCTTCGCGTGGCTGGACTTCCCCGGCCGTGAGCCGCTGTTCCTGCTCGTGGTGGCCCTGCTGGTGGTGCCCGTGCAGATCGGGCTGCTGCCGGTGGCCAAACTCTTCGGCGCGCTGGGCCTGTTCGGCACGATTCCGGGAGTCGTCCTCTTCCACGTGGCCTACGGGCTGCCGTTCGCGGTGTTCCTGCTGCGGAACTACTTCGCCGAGATGCCGAAGGAGATGCTGGAGGCGGCCCGCATGGACGGCGGCGGCGAGTGGCGCATCTTCGTCCAGCTCGTCCTGCCGGTGGGCCGGCCGGCCATCGCCAGCCTCGCCATCTTCCAGTTCCTGTGGGTGTGGAACGACATGCTGGTGGCGCTGCTGTTCGCGGACAGCTCCTCGCAGCCGCTGACAGTGGAACTCCAGTCGCAGATCCGCCAGTTCGGCAGCAACATCGACGTGCTGGCGCCGGGTGCGTTCCTGTCCCTGATCGTGCCGGTGGTCGTGTTCTTCGCCTTCCAGCGGCACTTCGTGCAGGGAGTGATGGCGGGGTCGGTGAAGTAG